Proteins from a single region of bacterium:
- the purB gene encoding adenylosuccinate lyase has translation MIPRYTRKEMAEIWSEENKFRKWLDVEIAALEGWNRIGVIPEEAVNDIKQKARIDVERIQEIEKVTNHDMIAFVEQVSSTVGENGRYIHYGLTSSDILDTSLALLLRESGEIILKDIEILINALRDKAIAFKDVVMMGRTHGVHAEPITLGFKLAGWYYEFVRNYERMERAIEEISVGKLSGAVGTFSNIDPRVEEYVCEKLSLKQEKFSTQIISRDRHGYFLSILGVVASSCEKVALQIRLMQQTEVGEAAEPFGKGQKGSSAMPHKRNPILCERICGLSRVIKKNVNAALENVALWYERDISHSSAERILFPESLTLLDYILALLNKVISGLDISETNIEKNLYLTGRVFFSQRLLNSLAMKGLPREKAYEIVQKKAFETIEKKDDFVRVIKASPEIKKYLTDAELEDIFDVKQLLKNLDKLFEGLK, from the coding sequence ATGATACCGAGATATACAAGAAAGGAAATGGCAGAGATATGGAGTGAGGAAAATAAGTTCAGGAAATGGTTAGATGTAGAAATAGCCGCACTGGAGGGATGGAACAGGATAGGTGTTATACCTGAAGAAGCAGTTAATGATATAAAACAAAAAGCGAGAATTGATGTAGAAAGAATACAGGAAATAGAAAAGGTAACCAACCATGATATGATTGCATTTGTAGAACAGGTAAGCAGTACTGTAGGAGAAAACGGCAGGTATATTCATTACGGACTCACCTCTTCTGATATTCTGGATACTTCTCTTGCTTTACTTTTGAGAGAATCCGGTGAAATTATACTGAAAGATATTGAAATACTAATAAATGCGCTTAGAGATAAAGCAATTGCCTTTAAAGATGTTGTAATGATGGGTAGAACTCATGGAGTTCATGCAGAACCCATAACATTAGGTTTTAAGCTTGCTGGATGGTATTATGAGTTTGTAAGAAATTATGAGCGGATGGAGAGAGCAATAGAGGAAATAAGTGTAGGAAAACTTTCTGGAGCAGTAGGGACATTCTCAAATATAGACCCGCGAGTGGAAGAATATGTATGTGAAAAACTATCTTTAAAACAGGAAAAGTTTTCAACTCAGATTATCTCAAGAGATAGACATGGTTATTTCCTAAGTATTCTTGGTGTCGTAGCATCTTCCTGCGAAAAAGTTGCATTACAGATACGGCTGATGCAACAGACAGAGGTTGGAGAAGCAGCAGAACCTTTTGGGAAAGGGCAGAAGGGGTCATCTGCTATGCCACATAAACGAAATCCAATCCTATGTGAAAGAATATGCGGATTATCACGTGTAATAAAGAAAAACGTAAATGCTGCATTAGAGAATGTTGCACTCTGGTATGAGAGAGATATAAGCCACTCTTCTGCTGAGAGAATTTTATTCCCTGAATCACTTACCCTTTTAGATTATATCCTTGCACTGCTCAATAAAGTTATTTCAGGACTGGATATATCTGAAACAAATATAGAAAAAAATCTTTATCTTACGGGCAGGGTTTTCTTTTCTCAAAGATTACTTAACTCTCTCGCAATGAAAGGACTACCGAGAGAGAAAGCATATGAGATTGTCCAAAAGAAGGCATTTGAAACAATAGAGAAAAAAGATGATTTTGTCAGGGTTATAAAGGCATCTCCGGAGATAAAGAAATATCTGACAGATGCAGAGCTCGAAGATATCTTTGACGTTAAGCAATTGTTAAAAAACCTTGACAAACTTTTTGAAGGACTTAAATGA
- the folK gene encoding 2-amino-4-hydroxy-6-hydroxymethyldihydropteridine diphosphokinase, translating to MVKVYIAIGSNKGNREKNILKALKKMEKYITIKKISPFLITPPEEGAYGGFFLNGVIEGETSLESKNLLIVLQNIERDMGREFPHKSGDERIIDLDIIFYGNKIIKSKNFTVPHPKYKKRYFVILPFYEIAPYMKDPETGESIYEIYKRISEK from the coding sequence ATGGTAAAGGTATATATAGCAATAGGAAGCAATAAAGGTAATAGAGAGAAAAATATTCTAAAAGCCCTAAAAAAGATGGAAAAATATATCACTATAAAAAAGATATCACCATTTCTTATAACACCTCCTGAAGAAGGTGCATACGGTGGTTTTTTTTTAAATGGTGTAATCGAAGGAGAAACCTCCCTTGAATCTAAAAACCTTCTGATAGTTTTACAGAATATTGAAAGAGATATGGGCAGAGAATTTCCTCATAAATCTGGGGATGAAAGAATAATAGACCTTGATATAATTTTTTATGGGAATAAAATCATTAAAAGTAAAAATTTCACTGTACCACATCCAAAATATAAAAAAAGATATTTTGTTATACTGCCATTTTACGAAATAGCACCTTATATGAAAGATCCTGAAACAGGAGAAAGTATATATGAGATATACAAAAGGATATCAGAAAAATGA